In one window of Cupriavidus necator N-1 DNA:
- a CDS encoding tyrosine-type recombinase/integrase: MELLPIQPVESLPAPLPIPLERLRLTPPLSGAAGSNRAPATATRIAAADDLAAVTAWLARYADSAATLATYRREVERLILWAVLQLGKPLSSLTHEDLLAYERFLADPQPAARWVLSGSKKLARSHSDWRPFAGSLSAGSVRQAMVILNALFAWLTEAGYLAGNPLALARRRRTPTRPRITRYLSHDWWATVKDTVAAMPTATARERLHAARCRWILTVLYLGGLRASELTATTMGAFFCRRDAQGIERWWLEVTGKGNKVRLVPATDELIAELARYRRAHGLPPNPQPGETRPLVLSVIGRETGREKALSRGALHLILKEVFGMAAERLRARGPEWEAQADVLASASAHWLRHTAGSHMTDQQVDLRFVRDNFGHASIATTSAYLHSEEDARHAATQERHRIGWTSKT; encoded by the coding sequence ATGGAACTGCTCCCCATTCAACCGGTAGAAAGCCTGCCCGCCCCGCTCCCCATCCCGCTCGAGCGCCTGCGCCTCACCCCGCCGTTGTCTGGTGCCGCCGGCAGTAATCGCGCCCCAGCCACGGCCACACGGATCGCTGCGGCCGACGACCTGGCCGCCGTCACCGCCTGGCTCGCGCGCTATGCCGATAGCGCGGCGACACTCGCCACCTACCGGCGCGAGGTCGAGCGGCTGATCCTGTGGGCGGTCCTGCAACTGGGCAAGCCGCTGTCCTCGCTCACGCACGAAGACCTGCTCGCCTACGAGCGCTTCCTGGCCGACCCGCAACCGGCCGCGCGCTGGGTCCTGAGCGGCAGCAAGAAGCTCGCGCGCAGCCATTCGGACTGGCGCCCCTTTGCCGGGTCGTTGTCGGCCGGCAGCGTGCGCCAGGCGATGGTAATCCTGAACGCCCTCTTCGCCTGGCTGACCGAGGCCGGCTACCTGGCTGGCAACCCGCTCGCGCTCGCCCGCCGCCGGCGCACGCCCACCAGGCCGCGCATCACGCGCTACCTGAGCCATGACTGGTGGGCGACCGTGAAAGACACCGTCGCGGCGATGCCGACCGCCACCGCGCGCGAGCGCCTGCATGCGGCGCGCTGCCGATGGATACTGACCGTGCTCTATCTGGGTGGCTTGCGCGCGTCCGAATTGACAGCCACGACCATGGGTGCGTTCTTCTGCCGGCGCGATGCCCAAGGCATCGAGCGCTGGTGGCTGGAGGTGACCGGCAAGGGCAACAAGGTGCGCCTGGTACCGGCCACCGACGAGCTCATCGCCGAGCTGGCGCGCTACCGCCGCGCCCACGGACTGCCGCCTAACCCGCAGCCTGGGGAAACGCGCCCGTTGGTGCTGTCGGTGATCGGCCGTGAGACGGGCCGCGAGAAGGCCCTGTCACGCGGGGCCCTGCACCTGATTCTGAAAGAGGTGTTCGGCATGGCGGCCGAGCGCCTGCGGGCGCGCGGGCCCGAGTGGGAGGCGCAGGCCGATGTCCTGGCCAGCGCCTCGGCGCACTGGCTGCGCCACACCGCCGGCTCGCACATGACCGACCAGCAGGTCGACCTGCGTTTCGTGCGCGACAACTTTGGCCATGCCTCGATCGCCACCACCAGCGCTTACCTGCACAGCGAAGAGGATGCGCGACACGCGGCGACGCAGGAGCGGCACCGGATCGGCTGGACCAGCAAGACCTAG
- a CDS encoding H-NS family nucleoid-associated regulatory protein produces MTAKTERAAAIRWIQAEMADYGLTMEELAAAGCFDPPPPPPPPPPAPAPPPPPVVCYRNAAGQSWDGQGEMPDWLRRAVNAGQSVEFFRVG; encoded by the coding sequence ATGACAGCAAAAACTGAGCGGGCGGCGGCGATCCGCTGGATCCAGGCGGAGATGGCCGACTACGGGCTGACCATGGAGGAGTTGGCAGCGGCGGGGTGCTTCGATCCGCCGCCCCCTCCGCCACCGCCGCCACCCGCCCCAGCGCCACCGCCACCACCAGTGGTCTGCTACCGCAACGCCGCGGGGCAAAGTTGGGACGGGCAGGGCGAGATGCCCGACTGGCTGCGGCGGGCGGTCAATGCGGGGCAGAGCGTGGAGTTTTTTCGGGTCGGATAG
- a CDS encoding adenylate/guanylate cyclase domain-containing protein, whose translation MARCTICGFENAIGANFCEQCGNRLARLCPRCGHELSPAARFCNACGEPVSEIPQASSAAPVHYTPPHLAERIRAEQAALEARGETAGERKTITVLFADMAGSTALIHDRDPEEANRLITPVIELMMEAVHYYEGYVAKSLGDGILALFGAPIAHEDHTQRALYAALRMQEAMHRHSDKLRLEQGISLQIRVGVHTGEVVVRSIRKDDLHTDYDPVGHTIHIAARMETMAAPSSILVSETSHKLAQGYFEFKALGEAQVKGIPEPLAVYEVLGLGALRTRLQVAAHRGLARFVGRAAELEALHLALDQSTAGHGQIVAVVGEAGVGKSRLFHEFKARSQSACLVLETFSVSHGKAFAYLPLIELLRNYFQLTAQDDKRRCHEKVAGKIVTLERSLEDVMPYLLYLLGISELGSALADMGASLRRERTFEAITRLLVRESLNQPVELLFEDLQWLDSETEAFLAYFIERMAQARMLLLVNYRPEYQCAWGHKDNGTALRLAPLGPAEAQGLLGDLLGNDPSLAPLRQLILEKTEGNPFFLEEVVQTLAEEKALLGEPGHYRIEKTPAALHIPTTVQGVLAARMDRLPLAQKELLQTLAVIGKEFPLSLIRQVTGQSEERLYPLLAGLQAGEFIYGRPAFPEVEYAFKHALTQEVAGHSLLSEQRGALHERTGRAIEILFRHHLRDHCSELAHHYSLSGNIPKAVEYLHCAGRQAVERSAHLDAIRHLSTALELLKRLPDAPERARQDLALRVTLGPALIAARGYASSEVEANYARALTLCEHGGETPQLFQVKLGLRTFFSLRAQHHTAYELGEALLELAENAQDPVLLEHAHIALGGSSLFLGKFHQARAHLERGLAHYDPERRQAHNALYEMDHGVRGLCLLGWVLWLQGFPAQASKAAQEALALARRLSHPFSLALGLAFAAELHQLRHETQLARECADATITLSTEQGFPFWLAWGTILRGWALAEQGSSEEGIAQIREGLAAYQATGAELGRPYFLALLAQTYQNAGQAQAGLDVLADALATVGNTGERFFEAELHRLQAELLLHRPDGAADPEAAAACFHRSIAIGRQQGAKSLELRAALGLARLWQDQDNAEVARQMLAGLHESFTEGFDTAEWQQARALLDAARPSGQRD comes from the coding sequence ATGGCGCGCTGCACAATTTGCGGGTTTGAGAATGCCATTGGCGCCAATTTTTGTGAGCAATGCGGCAACCGGCTGGCGCGCCTCTGCCCGCGCTGTGGCCACGAACTGAGCCCGGCGGCGCGCTTCTGCAACGCTTGCGGCGAGCCCGTCAGCGAAATACCGCAAGCCTCGTCCGCCGCCCCCGTTCATTACACTCCACCGCACCTGGCCGAGCGCATCCGGGCCGAGCAGGCGGCGCTGGAAGCCCGGGGAGAGACCGCCGGCGAACGCAAGACCATCACCGTGCTGTTTGCCGACATGGCGGGCTCGACCGCACTGATCCACGACCGGGACCCGGAAGAGGCAAACCGCCTGATTACCCCCGTCATCGAGCTGATGATGGAGGCCGTGCATTACTACGAGGGCTACGTGGCCAAGTCGTTGGGCGACGGCATCCTCGCGCTGTTCGGTGCGCCCATCGCCCATGAGGACCATACCCAGCGCGCGCTGTACGCGGCGCTGCGCATGCAGGAGGCAATGCACCGGCACAGCGACAAGCTGCGGCTGGAGCAGGGCATCTCGCTGCAGATCCGGGTGGGCGTCCACACGGGCGAGGTAGTCGTGCGCTCGATCCGCAAGGACGACCTGCACACCGACTATGACCCGGTGGGGCACACGATCCACATTGCTGCGCGGATGGAGACGATGGCCGCGCCCTCGTCCATTCTCGTGAGCGAAACCTCCCACAAGCTCGCGCAGGGGTACTTCGAGTTCAAGGCGCTGGGAGAGGCCCAGGTCAAAGGCATCCCCGAGCCGCTCGCGGTCTATGAAGTGCTTGGTCTGGGGGCATTGCGTACGCGCTTGCAAGTGGCAGCGCACCGCGGCCTGGCCCGCTTCGTGGGCCGCGCAGCCGAACTGGAGGCGCTGCACCTGGCGCTGGACCAGTCCACCGCCGGACACGGGCAGATCGTCGCGGTGGTGGGGGAGGCCGGGGTCGGCAAGTCGCGGCTGTTCCACGAGTTCAAGGCGCGCTCGCAGAGCGCCTGCCTGGTGCTGGAGACCTTCTCGGTGTCGCACGGCAAAGCCTTTGCTTATTTGCCGCTCATCGAACTCCTGAGGAATTATTTCCAGCTCACCGCTCAGGACGACAAGCGGCGCTGCCACGAGAAGGTCGCGGGCAAGATCGTCACGCTGGAGCGCAGTCTTGAAGACGTCATGCCTTACCTGCTGTATCTGCTGGGCATCAGCGAGCTCGGCTCGGCGCTGGCGGACATGGGTGCCAGCCTTCGGCGCGAGCGCACGTTCGAGGCCATCACGCGTCTTCTGGTGCGAGAGAGCCTTAATCAGCCCGTCGAGTTGCTGTTCGAGGACCTTCAGTGGCTGGACAGCGAGACCGAAGCCTTCCTCGCTTACTTCATCGAGCGAATGGCGCAGGCCCGGATGCTGCTGCTTGTGAACTACCGCCCCGAGTATCAGTGCGCGTGGGGGCACAAGGACAATGGCACCGCATTGCGGCTCGCCCCCCTCGGTCCAGCCGAGGCGCAAGGCTTGCTCGGCGACTTGCTGGGCAATGACCCCAGCCTCGCGCCGCTCAGGCAGCTTATCCTCGAAAAAACCGAGGGCAATCCCTTTTTCTTGGAGGAGGTCGTCCAGACTCTGGCCGAGGAAAAGGCGCTGCTCGGTGAACCCGGCCATTACCGTATCGAAAAGACCCCGGCCGCGCTGCATATTCCGACCACGGTACAGGGCGTGCTCGCGGCGCGCATGGACCGGCTGCCACTCGCGCAGAAGGAACTGCTGCAGACCCTGGCCGTGATCGGCAAGGAATTCCCCTTGAGCCTGATCCGGCAGGTCACCGGGCAGTCCGAGGAGCGCCTCTATCCACTGCTGGCCGGCCTGCAGGCGGGAGAGTTTATCTACGGGCGGCCGGCATTCCCGGAAGTCGAGTATGCGTTCAAGCACGCCCTCACCCAGGAAGTCGCAGGCCACTCTCTGCTCTCGGAACAGCGCGGCGCGTTACATGAGCGCACAGGCCGGGCCATCGAGATCCTCTTCCGGCATCACTTGAGAGACCACTGCAGCGAACTGGCACATCACTACAGTCTCAGCGGCAATATCCCCAAGGCGGTGGAGTACCTGCATTGCGCCGGGCGTCAGGCCGTTGAGCGTTCGGCGCATCTTGACGCCATCCGTCACCTGAGTACGGCGCTGGAGTTGCTCAAGCGCCTGCCCGACGCGCCCGAACGCGCGCGCCAGGATCTTGCCTTGCGCGTCACCCTTGGCCCAGCCTTGATTGCTGCGAGAGGTTATGCCTCGTCGGAGGTGGAGGCCAACTATGCCCGAGCCCTGACCTTGTGCGAACACGGTGGTGAAACCCCGCAGCTGTTCCAGGTGAAGTTGGGATTGCGCACTTTCTTTTCACTTCGTGCGCAGCATCACACGGCGTATGAATTAGGGGAGGCGCTGCTCGAGTTGGCTGAGAACGCGCAAGACCCGGTGCTGCTCGAGCACGCTCATATCGCGCTGGGAGGATCGTCGCTCTTTCTGGGCAAGTTCCACCAGGCCCGGGCGCACCTGGAGCGGGGGCTTGCCCACTATGACCCTGAACGGCGTCAGGCCCATAACGCACTCTATGAGATGGACCATGGGGTCCGTGGCCTCTGCCTTCTGGGATGGGTCTTATGGCTGCAGGGCTTTCCGGCTCAGGCCAGCAAGGCTGCCCAAGAGGCGCTGGCGCTGGCCCGCAGGCTTTCTCATCCTTTCAGCCTCGCTCTCGGCCTGGCCTTTGCCGCCGAATTGCATCAGCTGCGGCATGAGACACAACTGGCCCGGGAGTGCGCCGACGCCACCATCACGCTCTCGACCGAGCAAGGATTTCCGTTCTGGCTCGCATGGGGAACCATCTTGCGGGGCTGGGCGCTGGCCGAGCAGGGGAGCAGTGAGGAGGGCATTGCCCAGATACGCGAGGGCCTGGCCGCCTACCAGGCCACGGGCGCCGAGCTGGGGCGGCCTTATTTTCTGGCCCTGCTGGCCCAAACCTACCAGAACGCCGGCCAGGCGCAGGCGGGACTGGACGTGCTGGCTGACGCGCTGGCCACGGTCGGCAACACGGGGGAACGTTTCTTTGAAGCGGAGTTGCATCGGCTCCAGGCGGAACTGCTTCTCCATCGCCCGGACGGGGCTGCTGACCCCGAAGCGGCGGCAGCGTGCTTTCATCGGTCCATCGCCATCGGCCGCCAGCAAGGCGCGAAGTCGCTCGAGCTGCGCGCGGCGCTGGGTCTGGCTCGGCTATGGCAAGACCAGGACAATGCGGAAGTTGCGCGGCAGATGCTGGCCGGCCTGCATGAGTCCTTCACGGAAGGGTTCGACACCGCTGAGTGGCAGCAGGCCAGGGCACTGCTGGATGCTGCGCGACCATCCGGCCAGCGCGACTGA
- the bluB gene encoding 5,6-dimethylbenzimidazole synthase, with protein sequence MNPYRYSDSEIAAVYRVIRERRDMRHFRPDPLDPALLERLLHAAHLAPSVGFMQPWRFIRITDRSLRTQVHALVDAERQRTAIALGEREDEFMRLKVEGILDCGEVLVAALMDGRERHIFGRRTMPDMDLASVACAIQNLWLAARAEGIGVGWVSLFDPEQLGRLLRLPPGARPVAVLCLGQVDTFYEKPMLEQEDWARRQSLDEMVFENGWTTPPNRPG encoded by the coding sequence ATGAACCCATATCGCTACAGCGACAGTGAAATTGCCGCCGTCTATCGCGTCATCCGGGAGCGTCGCGACATGCGCCACTTTCGGCCGGACCCGCTCGATCCTGCATTGCTGGAACGCTTGTTGCACGCTGCGCATCTCGCCCCCAGCGTCGGCTTCATGCAACCCTGGCGCTTCATCCGCATCACTGACAGGAGCCTGAGAACGCAGGTCCACGCGCTGGTCGATGCCGAACGCCAGCGCACCGCGATCGCCCTGGGCGAACGCGAGGACGAGTTCATGCGACTCAAGGTAGAGGGCATCCTGGACTGCGGGGAAGTCCTGGTGGCGGCGCTGATGGATGGACGTGAGCGGCATATCTTCGGTCGGCGCACCATGCCGGACATGGATCTCGCTTCGGTGGCCTGCGCCATCCAGAACCTCTGGCTTGCTGCGCGCGCGGAGGGAATCGGCGTGGGCTGGGTTTCCTTGTTCGACCCGGAACAGCTTGGCCGGCTGCTGCGGCTGCCGCCCGGTGCCCGGCCAGTGGCTGTGCTGTGCCTCGGCCAGGTCGACACCTTCTATGAGAAGCCGATGCTGGAACAGGAAGACTGGGCCAGACGGCAATCCCTGGACGAGATGGTGTTCGAGAATGGCTGGACCACCCCCCCCAATCGCCCGGGCTGA